In Scylla paramamosain isolate STU-SP2022 chromosome 1, ASM3559412v1, whole genome shotgun sequence, one DNA window encodes the following:
- the LOC135100109 gene encoding CD151 antigen-like, with translation MGRGVEMTSGGKCVRFLMFAVNFIIWISSIVILVLGIWTVVDRPYLENLLGNEMYMTAAYILIATGCIIFFISFLGCFGALKEVKCMLLTYFIIVLLLFIILLIGGILGYVFKDKASTSIKHTMMSTMRDYGTKNFEQVTKAWDETQQAMKCCAIENQDEWMNYNNAFSTGGAKVPKTCCKKDSDGNLQECQSSPNSDNSYTDGCYKKAVEFVEQHAVVIGGVAIAVALIMVLGLALSIILFKLI, from the exons ATGGGGCGCGGCGTGGAGATGACCAGCGGCGGGAAATGTGTCCGCTTTCTGATGTTCGCCGTCAACTTCATCATATGG ATATCCAGCATAGTCATATTGGTATTGGGCATTTGGACGGTGGTGGACCGGCCCTACCTAGAGAATTTGCTGGGTAACGAGATGTACATGACGGCTGCCTACATCCTCATTGCTACTGGCTGTatcatattcttcatctcctttcttggCTGTTTCGGTGCGCTGAAAGAAGTCAAATGTATGCTACTGACG TACTTCATCatagtgttgttgctgttcatcATCCTCCTGATTGGTGGCATCCTGGGCTACGTATTCAAGGACAAAGCTAGCACGTCCATCAAACACACCATGATGAGCACCATGCGGGATTATGGTACTAAAAACTTTGAGCAAGTCACCAAGGCCTGGGACGAGACACAGCAGGCA atgAAGTGCTGTGCTATCGAAAATcaggatgaatggatgaattaCAACAATGCATTCTCCACGGGGGGTGCCAAAGTCCCCAAGACCTGTTGTAAGAAGGACTCTGATGGAAAT TTACAGGAATGCCAGTCATCACCAAACAGCGATAACTCCTACACGGATGGCTGCTACAAGAAGGCTGTGGAGTTTGTGGAGCAGCATGCAGTCGTCATAGGAGGAGTAGCCATTGCAGTGGCATTGATAATG GTCCTTGGCCTTGCTTTGTCGATCATCCTCTTCAAGCTGATCTAG